A portion of the Gossypium arboreum isolate Shixiya-1 chromosome 8, ASM2569848v2, whole genome shotgun sequence genome contains these proteins:
- the LOC108469071 gene encoding receptor-like protein EIX2: MRGGGLHFHFHLWLVFLFALTAASFGLGVENQSVRCIAAERRALLDFKKGLTVVENRLVSWTSEEEECCNWIGVGCDNSTGHVVKLDLDAMFTTGEIGSSLLELKHLSYLDLSSNHFHKIPDFIGSLSELTYLDLSGNSFTGFIPHQLGNLSRLLCLDFSRNSLSSFIPISFDNMPALQRINFEGNNLEGGIPKSLGNICNLKELNLNDNKLSGSLGVVVKNLSGCAKDSLEALNLARNRLTGALPDLSILSSLRKLSLSGNQLEGPLPVSIGKMSQLVLLDVSSNSLHGDISEAHLFNLTKLQKLLISFNSFSFNPSSDWIPPFQLDYIDMRSCSLGPQFPSWLRWQTTLSYLDISHSNINDASPDWFLNILPSSLNYLNLSSNKISGSIPNLPLKFGGFPLIDLSSNLFHGLIPLFFSNSMVLDLSNNMFSGPLSFLCTTTMNIGLNYLDLSNNLLSGEIPDCWNKYMILTAINLENNDLSGIIPNSLGSLQTLESLRLRNTSLYGEIPQSLENCTALKLLDLGDNKLTGIIPPWIGERLDGLNVLRLRSNEFHGNIPSTLCRQQLLQVLDLSLNNISGDIPSCLNNLTAMAHLGSSMALIPLAGITYTVDFIGAIGINFHEHLLVVWKGFEREYGNTLGLLKSIDLSCNKLSGKIPRELASLQGLINLNLSRNMLRGSIIREIGQLKSLDSLDLSTNNLSGEIPESMSGLSFLSMLDFSNNNLFGKIPSSTQLQSFNATSYSGNPGLCGEPLRKCPGGEPPKVPNNGGNEGDEGLFEPLWFFIGMIIGFLIGFWGIFGSLVINRSWRHKYFQLVSKLTDWIKLTMALMMVKLQRKLRLKE; encoded by the coding sequence ATGAGAGGCGGAGGACTTCATTTTCACTTTCACCTATGGCTTGTTTTTCTGTTTGCATTAACTGCTGCTAGTTTTGGTTTGGGTGTCGAAAATCAGAGTGTGAGGTGCATTGCAGCCGAGAGACGAGCTCTCCTTGATTTCAAGAAAGGTCTTACCGTTGTGGAAAACCGCCTGGTTTCATGGACAAGTGAAGAAGAAGAGTGTTGCAATTGGATAGGTGTTGGTTGCGACAACTCAACCGGCCATGTTGTCAAGCTGGACCTCGACGCGATGTTTACTACGGGCGAGATCGGGTCTTCCTTGCTTGAGTTAAAGCACTTGAGTTACTTGGACCTCTCTTCTAATCACTTCCATAAAATCCCAGACTTCATTGGTTCACTTTCAGAGCTCACTTACCTCGATCTCTCAGGCAATTCTTTCACTGGGTTCATTCCTCACCAGCTTGGGAACCTTTCCAGGCTGCTCTGTCTTGATTTCAGTCGCAATTCTTTATCGAGTTTCATCCCAATTTCTTTTGACAACATGCCAGCTCTTCAACGCATTAATTTCGAGGGAAATAATTTGGAAGGTGGAATACCAAAGTCCTTGGGGAATATCTGCAATTTAAAAGAGTTGAACTTAAACGATAACAAGCTCAGCGGATCTCTCGGGGTTGTTGTCAAAAACTTAAGTGGGTGTGCCAAGGATTCTCTAGAAGCTTTGAATTTGGCCAGGAATCGACTGACTGGAGCATTGCCTGATCTTTCAATATTATCATCATTGAGAAAATTATCTCTTTCAGGTAACCAACTTGAGGGGCCTCTTCCGGTCAGCATCGGAAAAATGTCTCAACTTGTGCTTTTGGATGTTTCCTCCAACTCTTTGCATGGTGACATTTCCGAAGCCCATTTATTTAATCTTACCAAATTACAAAAACTGCTCATATCATTtaattctttttctttcaatCCTAGCTCTGATTGGATTCCTCCATTTCAACTTGATTATATTGATATGAGATCATGTAGTCTGGGTCCGCAGTTTCCGAGTTGGCTACGATGGCAAACTACTTTGTCTTACCTTGATATTTCCCACTCCAATATTAATGATGCCAGCCCTGATTGGTTTTTGAATATTCTACCTTCGAGTCTAAATTATTTGAACCTTTCCTCCAACAAAATTAGTGGGAGTATTCCAAACTTGCCACTAAAATTTGGTGGATTCCCTTTAATAGATTTGAGTTCGAATTTATTTCATGGTCTCATACCTCTATTTTTCTCTAATTCGATGGTTTTGGATCTTTCCAACAACATGTTTAGTGGACCTTTGTCATTTTTATGCACGACGACAATGAATATTGGTTTGAATTATCTTGATCTCTCTAACAATTTGTTATCGGGTGAGATTCCAGATTGTTGGAACAAGTACATGATATTAACTGCAATCAACTTGGAGAACAATGATTTGTCGGGGATAATCCCTAATTCTTTGGGCTCACTACAGACTCTGGAATCATTGCGCTTAAGGAACACAAGTTTGTACGGTGAAATACCACAGTCCCTAGAAAATTGTACTGCATTGAAACTTCTGGATTTGGGAGACAACAAATTGACTGGAATCATTCCACCATGGATAGGAGAAAGACTTGATGGGTTGAATGTTCTTCGTCTAAGATCAAATGAATTTCATGGAAACATACCTTCAACTCTATGTCGCCAACAGCTTCTTCAAGTATTGGATCTTTCTCTCAACAACATATCAGGAGACATTCCTTCGTGCCTCAATAATTTGACAGCCATGGCTCACTTGGGAAGTTCTATGGCACTTATCCCTTTAGCGGGGATAACGTATACCGTCGATTTTATTGGTGCTATAGGGATCAACTTCCATGAACATTTGTTAGTTGTATGGAAAGGTTTTGAACGAGAATATGGCAACACCCTTGGATTGTTAAAGAGTATTGACTTGTCATGCAACAAATTAAGTGGGAAAATCCCTCGAGAACTAGCAAGTTTGCAAGGGTTGATTAATCTGAATCTATCAAGAAACATGTTGAGGGGAAGCATAATTAGGGAGATTGGCCAATTGAAATCCTTGGATTCACTCGATTTGTCAACAAATAATCTGTCCGGTGAAATCCCGGAAAGCATGTCCGGATTATCTTTTCTTAGCATGTTGGATTTTTCGAACAACAAtttgtttggaaaaattccctcAAGCACTCAGTTGCAGAGTTTCAATGCTACTTCATATTCAGGGAATCCGGGACTGTGCGGAGAACCATTGCGCAAATGTCCTGGAGGTGAGCCACCAAAGGTGCCTAACAATGGCGGTAATGAAGGTGATGAAGGATTGTTTGAGCCTTTGTGGTTTTTTATTGGGATGATTATTGGATTCCTTATAGGATTTTGGGGGATTTTTGGTTCATTGGTGATTAACAGGTCTTGGAGACATAAATATTTTCAATTGGTGAGCAAGTTAACAGATTGGATCAAATTAACAATGGCACTGATGATGGTGAAATTGCAACGCAAACTACGATTGAAAGAGTGA